TGCCCATTCCCTGCCAGATGTTCCCAGAACCCCAATTCTTTCCCTCCAAAATGTGATCAAAAATTCAGCGTTGGGCAGCCACCTTCAGGACTAAACTCCTGGGTTTCCCACACGTGCACATCCCTGAGTAAACCCATACATTAATCCCGGGACGTGCATATCCCCTGCACTCTCCAGTGCGTGCCCACATCTCTCCCCCATTCCCCCCTCGCTCTCCCCGCTGCTGCCTGGCCCTCAGTCCCGGTGCCCGGAGCCGTGACCTGCGGCAGGTTTTGGGCCgagccaggagctccctgcccCGGGGCCGAGCTCCGGAGCgtttttccagctcctccctcccggccgcggccgccgggATGGGCGGTGGCGGTGGTGGAGGCGGGCGGGAGCAGCGCTccgcccgcggggccgggcgggccggggTGGTGGGAGCCGAGGACAAAGGTGACCGTGCGGGAGCCGTGTCCCAAAGCCCCCTCGCACCATCCGGCCCCGGATCCAGCGCTGTCACGGCCACCACGGCCACGCGCGTGTCGTTGATGCTGGTGACCGCCGCAGACCGGAGGTAAAGTCCAGGTGAGTGCAAAGTCTGGCACGGCGAGGCCACCAACGATTAGGGGACAGGAGGAGCGGTGGCCTTGCCCGGGTGACAGGGTTCATGGCCACggctctctgcagggcagccagaTCCACGGCGCCGGCCCAAACCTTCCCTGCGCGCCGCGGGGAGGAGCGGCGCGACGCGGAAAACACGGCGCCGGCGGGAAGGTCACCTGTGCCAGGTGACGTGAGGCACCGGGAcaggccctgcctggggctcctCCGTGGGAAAACACTActggggtggtggtgggggagTGAACCTCCTCCCCAGTGAGCCTTAGGCAGCCAGAGCCCACCCGGCATCCGCCGGACTCAGCACCTTATCTGGGAGCGCTCTTATCCTGACTATCCCGGGGTTGTTTATTCAGTAGCTCCATTTCCTGGGcgccagggctgctgccagcacgaACAAAAAGGCGATGGTTCGTTTCCGTGCAATTAAGGCGCAGCGCTGAGCACCCTCTGTCCCCGCAGGGCGCGGAGCCATGAAGCTGAACGAGAGGAGCTTGGCCTTCTACGCCACCTGCGACTCCCCGGCCGACAACGCCGGCTTCCTCTACAAGCGCGGCGAGCGGCACACGGCCTATCACCGCCGCTGGTTCGTGCTCAAGGGCAACATGCTCTTCTACTTCGAGGAGCGGGACAGCCGGGAGCCCGTGGGCGTCATCGTGCTGGAGGGCTGCAATGTGGAGCTCTGCGATTCGGCCGAGAATTTCACCTTCGCCATCCGCTTTGGCGGCAGCAAGTCCCGCACCTACGTGCTGGCGGCGGAGAGCCAGGCGGCCATGGAGTCCTGGGTGAAGTCGCTGTCCCGAGCCAGCTTTGACTACATGCGGCTGGTGGTGCgggagctggagaagcagctgcaggagatgaGCCGGGGGCTGGCCGGAGGATGTGGGGGCTCCCAGGACGCTCCCGGCCCTTGGAAGCCGAAGCCATCGGCGCTGGAGCAGTCCCGGGATCGGCTGCCGGCTCTGCCCGCCATCCTGCCGAAGGAGAACGGCTGTGCAGTGTGGAACAACGTGCTGGGGACGGACCGGCCACCCGGCACCTCTGGCTGCGGTgggcaggatgaggaggggacgccgcggccgccgccgctgccgccgcgcCGGCGGGTGTCGAACGGCGAGGCAGCGAGCGCCGGGGCGGCCGTGGCAGAGAGCCCGTCCACCTTCTGCCGGCTCCACGAGCAGTACAGCCGGGAGGTGGCCCGGCTCCGGCAGGACTGGCAGCAGAAGCGGCGTGgccccccacagccctgagcggtggctgagccctgggaaCCTACCAGGAGTTGGGGTAGGGTGGAGGTGGCCATCCTTGGTGatggccctgtcccctcctcacCCCGGGACGTGCAGACCTGGCTGTGGTGGTGATGGACACCTGCTGGTGGTGCCAGCGAGGGCTGGGCACCAAGGGacaccagtgctgctctgtggtggtGAAATGGGCACCCTATGGGTACCCTCCAGCCATGGCCCCatgtgggtttggggtgctcCACTCAGCACAAGCAAACTACAAACCACTCACTGACTGAGGCCTCCTGGAAATCGACCTCTGCTCAGGCTCTCCTGGGGCCTCTGGGTGCTCTTGCAGTGGGATCACGCCTTGACAACTTCTGGAGGAGGACTGTGATGGGATCTCGCCTGCCTGAGCTCCCGTGTGGGTTCCACAGTGGAGAGCTTGCCACAGACTTCCCCTCCTGGCCCATCACAAGGCTGAGGTcggctgagctctgccagatccctctgctccagcaggatgtggtttgaaatgaaaatatcagtGACTGCAGCCCTTCCTTAacggcagcagcagctccgCACGCTCCGGGGAGCTGGTGACACCCAACCCCAGACATTTCACAGGGAGCAATTGCTGCTTGCAGCCTGGATGGTGAATATGGGGGGTTCAGACCCTGGGGGagttcagcagctgcaggcactgctttGCTGGTGGGTATTTTGGGACAGCACATCATGCCTGTGCCAGCTCACTAAGGGGAAGCATCGCTCGTGGTGGCAAATGGGAACGTGTGTGTCAGCAGCAGAGCGTGAGGAATGATTCATGTGCCAAACCAGAGCAAAGCTGGTGTCTCATGCCTGTGTTTCTATCTTATTTCCACATCAGAAACTCAGGCTGCTGGCCCAGAGGTGGGGTGAcccaccctggagcagaggggagcagtCAGGGTGCCCTGGCTTAGGGCTGGGTGGCTCCGGCTCCCTTTGCTCCCTTGGGACAGGCACAAGAGTTTTCTATAATAAAAGTTGTTTTAGAACTTCCCTCCCATCCACGGTTCTTGTTGGTGCCTCTAAGCCCCTGGGGAGAGGTGTCCAGGTGGGAattaatgctttattttaatcCTACTTTTGTCCCTACCATGTCTGTGGGGCTGGTCAGGGACTGTGTCACCTGAAGGGGACATGGCCATTGCCAGGGTCTTGCAGTGCCCTGGAGCCCCATatctgcctgcagggatggggtgagATGGGATGGGGTCACCCTGGGAACATCAGGACACCCAGTGCCAGGGTGGTCCCATGCCAGCGTGTCTCTTAACCAGGACAAAGTATCTGTCCCCTTGATGCTACGCAGGGACCAAGGACATCCCTTGTGAAAGGGCCAGCACAtccccatgtccctgcccacaCATCCCACCTGCATGAATGCCTCCAGCTTCTCTTTAACACGGAGTCTGGCAGAGGTTGGGCAATCACTTcttggggaaactgaggcacaaaggCAGCCAGGGCCACCTGCTCACCGAGACCCTGCAGAGCACGGAGCCTGCTCCTGGCCAGGCACAGCATCCTCCTATGGAATTTGGCATTTGGAGCAGTGCCAAGGGCAGCCAGGGTGCAGCTGCACCCGGAGCACCCAGATGGTTCCCATGGCTCTGTCCTTCGCCTCAGGGGAAGATTCTGGTTTCCatggcagctggcacagcttctCCAGACGTTCAGATATCCATCAAAAAAAAGTCCTTCTCAACATGTTAGCTGACAAACAAGCTCAAACAGATATGCAACATATGGATTTATTAATTCATCAGACACAAACAGCCCTGCCTTGTGTCAGAAGCTGCTGACTTGCCCAGCCGTGGTTGGCTCCGAATAAGAGCCGTGCTGGGGCACGGTGccactggcagtgccaggttggacagggctttgggcaacctggtctagtggaagatgtccctgcccatggcagggggttggagtAAGATGATCCTTctaacacaaaccattccaggaaATGATGATTTTATGATAAACCAAGCTGAAACTCACGCTGGAGGATGCTGAGCtaccccaggagcaggagcaaacTGGCATCAGGGATGAGCACAGGAATTTCATGGGGCAGGATCACACCCTGAGCTGGACTAACCCCAtttaacaccttttttttaTCCCCCAGTCACTGGGATAATGAGAGCTCTTGCCACAATCCCCAAGCAAAGCTGTGACTTCCGAGGGTGCTGACACTGGGCAAGTGTGAGAGGGGTTCCCATTCCATCACCTCCAGACAAAACACACCCCAAGGCCAGAGTCGTATCCAACTTCTGTATTTAGTGGCTCTTTACAGAACTTGTTCCTTCCAAAATTGTTAAACAAAGTTCATCGATCTCATAGAAACTTTTGAAGTACAGAACATGAGCCTAACAAAAACGTGACCGGTGTGTCCCGCTGGCTTTCATACAACAGGGTTGCCGTGCTCAGGACTATCCTAAGTGCTTCCTCAAATCCCATTCCACTAAAGCTCCCTCTAGCACACAACGGAGAAGGCAGTCAGTGGTCACACCTCCACCTTCCACAGCaccatggcagagcagccatGGGCACCCTGGGGCTCCTcggggcaggagaggcaggcaAGGAGAGCTGTGCCCTCACCCAGCATTGCTCGTCTACTACCACCCCAGTACAAAAATACCTTCTATTCTGATAAAAACATCTACAGTGGAAAATCAGTCAATGCATCACCTAGGAGCCTGGCAGGGCCTTGGTGGGCGATGGTTGACACTGTGTGGGCAGGGGAtagggcagagcagcccagggtgggacacTCCATATCATTTAAAGGCATTTTATTAGCAGAGGCTGGCTGGAGGTGGTGGGGTCAGGGAGGTGACACCACTGAGCTCCTCTGTCTGCACAGGATCAGCCCTGGAAAGCCAAAGCTTGGTGGTGCTTGCCCAGTTTAGGCAGGAGCCTGGTGTGACATCCCAGAGCTCATTCTGGCATCACTGACACCCACTCCCTGGGACATGGCTGCGGGAAGGGGATGCTCTTCCTGCCCAGGTGCTTTCCCTAAAAAAGTGCTGGGCTGtgatgctggagcagccccaagCAGGGCTCAGTCTGTGAGTGGGTGGCTCACAATTTTTGGGTGCTCTCCTTAAgcactgctgccccagagccaaAGCTCGGAGGCTCCatctttctctttcctgaatGGACAGGGAACTGGGATGCCATGGATGTCCATCCCTAGCGAGCTGGTACCATCCTCAAGCATCTCACCCAGGGACATTTTCCCATCCCACTCCCAAAATCCCAAGCTCACTCAGgttgctttctttgcttttgcctcattttctctcctcctttggGAGCTGGCATGAGCTGCACCATGGCAGATGGGAGCTGCCACTGGCTGGAGGAAGCGCAAGGGACGGCGTTGGGACCATGCTACATTTTGTCCAAGAAGGCTATTGCAGACATTTCTACAACATATACAACCACACGGGACATTCTGTGTTACAAAGGCTTCCAAAAACATAAACCACCAGAACTAAATACATACTCGATGGCGTCGGGGGCTTTAGAGTCTTCAGGGACTAGGACGCAGTCTCTGGCTGGGGCAGAAGCGATGCAGTGTCTTACAGACAGGGGTGGAAACTGCAAAAGTTTCTTAAATTTGGTCAGTCTCATAGTGCTTCTTGATGGCTTTGCTCAAAAAGTCTTTTCTGtgggttggttttcttttttttttttttttttgtttatttgtttttaatctcaTCCAGTGGCAAACTACAAGACTTCAGTGTACATTTAATGACACGACTGCTACATCATCTTGATTTTATAGCTATCTTTAATATCAAAGCAGCTTAAGCTGTTAATAAATTCCAAAGTatccttttattaaaatatctaaaagaggtctataaatattttttgatttttttgtttttcttttctaaaattgtTCCcagtttttcacatttaaaacaaagccaGAGGGGTGGGGCGGATTCATAGAGAGGGGTCCCCTCTTTTTCACGGGCGCTCCTCTTCCGTGGCGCCGGCCACTCGTCACCTCTTGGTGCACACAGCATTtatcaaaatatatatatatgtgtgggggtgtatatatatatttagggTGTCGGGGGGCTCAGAACTCCCACTCGAGGGCCTCCTCGCGGTTGGCAGCCCGCTCCAGCCGGTGGATGATGTTGTTGAGGTTGGCCATCTTCTCGTGGCGCCGCTGCACGCTGGTGCTGAGCCGGGGGCCAGGAGCCGGTGGAAGCGCCGGCGAGACCGGCCCGGCAGAGGATGGTCCTGGTGAGGCTGAGCCGGTGAGGCCGGGCGAGGAAGCTGCCGAGGGCGACGTTGGGGACACCACCAAGCTGCAACGGGACGAGCCCGCTGAGGACTGGGAGCTGTCGGGGTGCGGTGGTGGCGGCGGTGGAGGTCCCCCGGTGGTGGCACCGGCGCGACCTCCCCGCCGCGGGAGGCTGCCGGCGCTGGGGGCGGCGGCATGGGGGGCTGCCCCCCGCTCCTCCTGGGGAGGTCCGGTCCCTTCGGCCGCTCCGGCCGGGCTGCGCGAGTCCCGCCGGCGGCTCCAGCCGCCCGgatccccctgctcctccttcacCTTCAcgggcacagcagcacaggggggcTCGCCCCCCACCAACACGGGTTTGTGATCCTCGGTGTCCGAATCGGGGCTGTGGGGGGCCCGGCGCCCGGGGATGGCCGTCCCGCCACTCTGCTCTGGGTCCGTGTCATTGTCCTGCGCGCCCTCCACCAGCATCTCTCGGCGCATCCGTGACCTGCGGGACACAACCATGGAGGGGTGGCAACAACCACCCATAGCCCCATGCCACGTCTCCAGCCAGCGGACAAATTGTCCACTGCAATGTCACCTAGGGATGaaacctgtgctgctccccagggctgggctgctgtggggatgggTCCCGTGCTACAGCAGCCTCCATAAGGTCTTTCCTCCCCCTTCGCAGAGATCCTGCTCTGAAGTGAGCAGGTGGATGTGAGCATGGAAGCCACTTTAGATGCTCAACATGACTTTGTTGAGGTAGCCAGCACCACCCACCAACCTGGGGACCTCCAGTGTCTGCACTTCTGATCTAGGGAAGAGTGACGGGGAAGGCTGGAAGGGGAACAGTGGCACCCCCTCCATGGCAcagcacccccaaaccccaggagTGCCCGTACCTGTAGTTGTGGAACCAGTTGATGACGGTGTTGGTCTTGAGGTTGAGCTGGAAGGAGAGCAGCTCGATGGTCTGCTGGGAGGGATATGGCTCCAGCTGGTAGGCTTTCTTTAGGGCTTCCTTCTCCTCTGGCGCCAACACCACCCGCGGCTTCTTGATCTGGAGCAGGCTGAGGTCCTGCGGCGGCGCACTGGGGCTGGCGCACTCGGAGCGGGCGCTGGGGGACTCGCTGTCCGAGCCAGCGCTCATCAGCCCGTACCGGCGCTTCAGGTaggctgcaggagaggacaCCCAGCTGGCACCGCTCGCCCCCCAGCCCAGACCCCCCCCTTGGcaccccagcagggcagtgtcACCCTGTCCCTCACCCTTCTTCTCCAGCTTCTTCATGTCGCGCAGCTTCTCCACGTTGTGGGGGTCGTTGAGCCAGAGCTGCATCCGGACGAAGGGCTCCCTCCCCTTCAGGCTCAGCTTGTGCCACGGCTTGGGCCTGGAGAGGAGATCGGACACCGAGCCCTGCGTCAGGCCCAGGATGCTCTCCCCAAACAGCCGCTGGCct
This Serinus canaria isolate serCan28SL12 chromosome 15, serCan2020, whole genome shotgun sequence DNA region includes the following protein-coding sequences:
- the PHETA1 gene encoding sesquipedalian-1, which gives rise to MKLNERSLAFYATCDSPADNAGFLYKRGERHTAYHRRWFVLKGNMLFYFEERDSREPVGVIVLEGCNVELCDSAENFTFAIRFGGSKSRTYVLAAESQAAMESWVKSLSRASFDYMRLVVRELEKQLQEMSRGLAGGCGGSQDAPGPWKPKPSALEQSRDRLPALPAILPKENGCAVWNNVLGTDRPPGTSGCGGQDEEGTPRPPPLPPRRRVSNGEAASAGAAVAESPSTFCRLHEQYSREVARLRQDWQQKRRGPPQP